Proteins encoded within one genomic window of Cucumis sativus cultivar 9930 chromosome 3, Cucumber_9930_V3, whole genome shotgun sequence:
- the LOC101208668 gene encoding putative pentatricopeptide repeat-containing protein At1g02420 has product MILRRPNFFQSPLRYFSPIPLSIFFSHPFSSSTDNQSLHQNIETVFRIITTSSSSTDMKHSLESSRVFLSNELIDGVLKRVRFSHGNPLQALEFFNYTAKRRGFYHTSFSVDTMLYILGRSRKFDKIWDVLLDVKFKDPSLISLRTVMVVLGRIAKVCSVRQTVESFRKFKKFVPEFDVTCFNALLRTLCQEKSMMDARNVYHGLKSMFRPNLQTFNILLSGWKSSEEAEGFFDEMIEMGVKPDVVSYNCLVDVYCKNREMDKAFKVVGKMRDEDIPADVITYTSIIGGLGLVGQPDKARNILKEMKEYGCYPDVAAYNATIRNFCIAKRLHEAFDLLDEMVNKGLSPNATTYNLFFRIFFWSNDLQSAWNLYRRMMDTGCLPNTQSCLFLVRLFKKYEKEEMALELWNDMIQKGFGSYILVSEELFDLLCDLGKLIEAESCFLQMVDKGHKPSYTSFKRIKVLMELANKHEALQNLSKKMDDIFWIKKMPPLEQ; this is encoded by the coding sequence ATGATTCTCCGACGCCCAAACTTCTTTCAATCGCCCCTCAGGTACTTCTCCCCAATCccattatcaatttttttctcccaCCCATTTTCATCTTCCACTGATAATCAATCGCTACACCAAAACATAGAAACAGTTTTCCGCATTATTACTACTTCCTCCTCTTCAACAGACATGAAACATTCTCTGGAATCGAGTAGGgtttttctctcaaatgaaCTGATCGACGGGGTTCTTAAGAGGGTTAGGTTTAGTCACGGCAATCCCTTACAGGCTTTGGAATTCTTTAATTACACTGCTAAAAGAAGGGGATTTTATCACACTTCGTTTTCTGTTGATACAATGCTTTATATACTAGGTAGAAGCCGGAAGTTCGACAAAATTTGGGATGTTTTGCTTGATGTTAAGTTTAAGGATCCGTCGTTAATCTCGCTTCGAACTGTTATGGTTGTTTTAGGAAGAATTGCCAAAGTTTGTTCTGTGAGGCAAACTGTAGAGTCTTTTAGGAAGTTCAAGAAGTTTGTTCCTGAGTTTGATGTCACTTGTTTTAATGCATTGCTGAGAACTCTGTGCCAGGAGAAGAGTATGATGGATGCGAGGAATGTTTACCACGGTTTGAAGAGTATGTTTAGGCCGAATTTGCAGACGTTTAACATATTATTGTCGGGTTGGAAGTCGTCAGAAGAAGCTGAAGGATTCTTTGATGAGATGATAGAAATGGGGGTTAAACCTGATGTTGTTTCATATAATTGTTTAGTTGATGTTTATTGTAAGAATAGGGAAATGGACAAGGCGTTTAAGGTGGTTGGGAAAATGAGGGATGAAGATATACCTGCTGATGTGATTACATACACTAGTATTATTGGGGGATTGGGATTGGTTGGTCAACCCGATAAAGCcagaaatattttgaaagaaatgaaggaGTATGGATGTTACCCTGATGTTGCAGCGTACAATGCTACAATACGGAATTTTTGCATTGCGAAGAGGCTTCATGAGGCTTTTGATTTGTTGGATGAAATGGTGAATAAGGGTCTGAGTCCAAATGCAACGACATACAACTTGTTCTTTAGGATTTTCTTCTGGTCGAATGACTTACAAAGCGCATGGAATTTATATCGTCGAATGATGGATACGGGGTGCTTGCCTAATACACAATCCTGCTTGTTCCTAGTGAGGTTGTTTAAGAAgtatgaaaaggaagaaatggcATTGGAGCTGTGGAATGATATGATACAAAAGGGTTTTGGGTCTTATATATTAGTTTCTGAGGAGTTATTTGatcttctttgtgatttgGGAAAGTTGATAGAAGCTGAGAGCTGTTTTCTGCAGATGGTAGATAAGGGGCATAAGCCAAGTTACACCTCGTTTAAAAGGATCAAAGTACTCATGGAACTGGCAAATAAACATGAGGCTCTTCAGAACTTGTCAAAGAAAATGGATGAtattttttggataaaaaaaatgcctCCCCTGGAACAATGA
- the LOC101207938 gene encoding ARF guanine-nucleotide exchange factor GNOM, translated as MGRPKLHTGINAIEEEQEECDVTFTYMNKTALACMINSEIGAVLAVMRRNVRWGGRYMSGDDQLEHSLIQSLKSLRKQIYSWQHPWHTINPAVYLQPFLDVIRSDETGAPITGVALSSVYKILTLDMIDQNTINAGESVHLIVDAVTCCRFELTDPASEEMVLTKILQVLLACMKSKVSIMLSNQHVCTIVNTCFRIVHQAATKGELLQRIARHTVHELVRCIFSHLSEINTTEHALVNGNTSSKQEAGTGANDDYALGSRLLENGNLGHEFDGQSPSTNLDSKPSSGLMVTGMEENLLEDGSVKDTVPFDFHLMNEPYGVPCMVEIFRFLCSLLNLVEHMELGARSNTMAFDEDVPLFALRLINSAIELGGPSFRHHPRLLSLIQDELFRNLMQFGLSTSSLILSMVCSIVLNLYHHLRTELKLQLEAFFSCVILRLAQSRYGASYQQQEVAMEALVDFCRQKTFMVEMYANLDCDITCSNVFEDLANLLSKSAFPVNCPLSSMHILALDGLIAIIQGMAERIGNGTGLENTPVNLEEYTPFWMVKCENFSDPIEWVPFVRRKKYIKRRLMIGADHFNRDPKKGLEFLQGTYLLPDKLDPKSVACFFRYTAGLDKNLVGDFLGNHDEFCVQVLHEFAWTFDFQDMNLDTALRLFLETFRLPGESQKIQRVLEAFSERYYEQSPQILVNKDAALLLSYSIILLNTDQHNVQVKKKMTEEDFIRNSRHINGGNDLPRDFLSELYHSICKNEIRTTPEQGNGFPEMTPSRWIDLMHKSKKSSPFIVSDSKVYLDRDMFAIMSGPTIAAISVVFDHAEHEEVYQTCIDGFLAVAKISSCHHLEDVLDDLVVSLCKFTTLVNPSSVEEPVLAFGDDIKARMATMTVFTIANRYGDFIRTGWRNILDCILRLHKLGLLPARVASDAADESELSSDAGHGKPLSSSLSVAHIQSIGTPKRSSGLMGRFSQLLSLDSEEPRSQPTEQQLAAHQRTLQTIQKCNIDSIFTESKFLQAESLLQLAQALIWAAGRPQKGNSSPEDEDTAVFCLELLIAITLNNRDRIVLLWPGVYDHISNIVQSTVMPCALVEKAVFGLLRICQRLLPYKENLADELLRSLQLVLKLDARVADAYCEQITQEVSRLVKANASHIRSPSGWRTITSLLSITARHPEASETGFDALLFIVSDGAHLLPANYTLCIDASRQFAESRVGQVERSLRALDLMAGSVDCLRRWAKEGKEAVREEEVIKISQDIGDMWLRLVQGLRKVCLDQREEVRNQALLSLQKCLAGVDEIRLPHDLWLQCFDLVIFTVLDDLLEIAQGHSQKDYRNMEGTLILAVKLLFKVFLLLLQDLSQLTTFCKLWLGVLSRMEKYAKAKVRGKRSEKLQELVPELLKNNLLVMKTKGVLVQRSALGGDSLWELTWLHVHNISPSLQSEVFPGQDSNFELGQGEKSGLTSSEANSVTSSDKVVSDNAGTGG; from the exons ATGGGGCGCCCCAAGCTGCATACTGGAATCAATGCAATTGAGGAAGAACAAGAGGAGTGTGATGTCACATTCACATATATGAATAAAACTGCTTTGGCTTGCATGATCAATTCAGAAATTGGTGCTGTATTGGCCGTTATGAGAAGAAATGTAAGATGGGGAGGTCGATATATGTCAGGTGATGATCAATTGGAGCACTCTTTAATTCAATCACTGAAGTCATTAAGAAAACAGATATATTCATGGCAACATCCGTGGCATACAATCAACCCTGCTGTGTATCTTCAACCATTTTTAGATGTAATTCGATCAGATGAAACTGGGGCACCTATTACTGGGGTTGCTTTATCTTCTGTGTACAAGATTTTAACTCTTGACATGATTGATCAAAATACTATTAACGCTGGAGAGTCTGTTCACTTGATAGTTGATGCTGTTACCTGTTGTAGATTTGAGTTAACGGATCCTGCATCAGAAGAAATGGTCCTGACGAAAATACTTCAGGTTCTTCTTGCTTGTATGAAGAGTAAGGTATCCATTATGTTGAGCAATCAGCATGTCTGCACCATTGTTAATACTTGTTTTCGCATAGTGCATCAGGCGGCCACCAAGGGTGAGCTGTTGCAACGAATAGCTCGCCACACAGTTCATGAGCTTGTTAGGTGTATCTTTTCGCATCTTTCAGAAATCAATACCACAGAGCATGCACTAGTCAATGGAAACACTTCCAGCAAGCAGGAG GCTGGCACGGGGGCTAATGATGACTATGCGCTTGGAAGCAGACTTTTGGAGAATGGCAACTTGGGTCATGAATTTGATGGTCAATCGCCATCCACTAATTTGGACTCTAAACCTTCATCAGGTCTGATGGTAACTGGAATGGAGGAAAATTTACTTGAGGATGGTAGTGTGAAGGATACGGTTCCATTTGACTTTCATCTTATGAACGAACCTTATGGGGTTCCCTGCATGGTGGAAATTTTCCGATTCCTCTGTTCATTGTTAAATCTAGTTGAGCATATGGAGTTAGGAGCTAGGTCAAATACCATGGCTTTTGATGAAGATGTTCCTCTCTTTGCCTTGAGATTGATAAATTCAGCAATAGAGTTGGGTGGTCCATCCTTCCGCCATCACCCTAGGCTATTGAGTTTAATCCAAGATGAATTATTTCGAAACCTTATGCAATTTGGTTTGTCAACAAGCTCGCTAATCCTTTCAATGGTTTGTAGCATTGTTCTCAATCTTTACCACCATCTGCGCACAGAACTGAAGTTGCAGCTTGAGGCTTTCTTTTCATGTGTGATTTTGAGGCTTGCTCAAAGCAGGTATGGGGCTTCATACCAGCAGCAGGAGGTTGCCATGGAGGCTCTTGTTGATTTCTGCAGGCAGAAAACATTTATGGTGGAGATGTATGCAAACTTAGATTGTGACATAACATGCAGTAATGTCTTTGAAGATCTCGCGAATCTCCTGTCCAAGAGTGCTTTTCCAGTTAATTGTCCTTTGTCTTCAATGCATATCCTTGCTTTGGATGGTCTTATTGCCATTATACAGGGAATGGCTGAGAGGATAGGTAATGGAACTGGCCTAGAAAATACTCCTGTGAACCTTGAGGAATATACTCCTTTCTGGATGGTAAAGTGTGAAAATTTCAGTGATCCTATTGAATGGGTTCCATttgtgagaagaaaaaagtacaTTAAGAGACGTTTGATGATTGGAGCTGATCACTTTAACCGTGATCCCAAGAAAGGACTGGAGTTCCTTCAAGGAACCTATCTCTTACCTGATAAACTTGATCCCAAAAGTGTAGCCTGCTTTTTCAGGTACACTGCTGGTTTAGATAAAAATTTGGTTGGGGACTTCCTTGGAAATCATGATGAGTTTTGTGTCCAGGTTCTTCATGAATTTGCTTGGACTTTTGATTTTCAGGACATGAATTTGGATACTGCTTTGCGGCTGTTTTTGGAAACTTTCCGTCTCCCTGGGGAATCACAGAAGATACAAAGGGTGCTTGAGGCATTCTCTGAGAGATATTATGAACAGTCACCTCAGATTCTTGTGAATAAGGATGCTGCTCTTCTACTATCTTATTCAATTATATTGCTCAATACAGATCAACATAATGTTCaagtgaaaaagaagatgacGGAAGAAGATTTCATTCGGAATAGCAGGCACATAAATGGAGGCAATGATCTTCCAAGAGATTTTCTCTCTGAGTTGTATCACTCAATCTGTAAGAATGAGATTCGTACCACTCCGGAGCAAGGAAATGGTTTTCCTGAAATGACTCCAAGCCGATGGATAGATCTGATGCATAAATCTAAGAAATCATCTCCATTCATCGTGTCTGATTCTAAAGTCTACCTTGATCGTGATATGTTTGCTATAATGTCAGGGCCAACGATTGCTGCTATATCTGTAGTATTTGATCATGCAGAACATGAAGAAGTCTATCAAACGTGTATTGATGGATTCTTAGCTGTTGCAAAGATCTCCTCATGCCATCACCTTGAAGATGTACTAGACGATCTTGTTGTGTCCCTCTGCAAGTTCACAACCCTCGTGAACCCATCATCTGTTGAGGAGCCTGTGCTGGCATTTGGTGACGATATAAAAGCCAGGATGGCTACTATGACTGTTTTCACCATTGCCAACAGGTATGGTGACTTCATTCGCACAGGTTGGAGAAACATCCTTGATTGCATCTTGCGATTGCACAAGCTTGGTCTTTTACCAGCTCGTGTGGCCAGTGATGCAGCTGATGAATCAGAACTTTCTTCTGATGCCGGGCATGGAAAGCCTCTTTCAAGTTCGTTATCTGTTGCTCATATACAGTCGATTGGAACTCCCAAGAGATCCTCTGGTTTAATGGGCCGGTTCAGTCAGCTCTTATCTCTTGACAGTGAGGAGCCAAGGTCACAGCCCACCGAACAACAGCTTGCAGCTCATCAGCGCACCCTTCAAACTATTCAAAAGTGCAATATTGACAGTATTTTTACAGAGAGCAAGTTTCTTCAAGCTGAATCTCTATTACAGCTAGCACAAGCACTCATATGGGCTGCAGGACGGCCCCAGAAAGGAAACAGCTCTCCTGAGGATGAAGATACAGCAGTCTTCTGTCTGGAATTGTTGATTGCCATTACCCTGAATAACCGAGATAGAATTGTACTTCTTTGGCCTGGTGTGTATGATCATATATCTAACATTGTGCAGTCAACTGTCATGCCCTGTGCCCTGGTGGAGAAAGCTGTTTTTGGACTTCTCCGGATCTGCCAGCGGTTGCTTCCTTATAAAGAGAACCTTGCTGACGAACTTTTGAGATCTCTGCAACTTGTCTTGAAGCTAGATGCTCGGGTAGCTGATGCCTACTGTGAGCAAATTACCCAGGAAGTCAGTCGTCTAGTAAAAGCAAATGCTTCTCATATTAGATCTCCATCAGGATGGCGAACGATAACATCCCTACTCTCCATTACAGCTCGCCATCCAGAGGCTTCTGAGACAGGATTTGATGCTCTACTGTTCATTGTGTCTGACGGTGCTCACTTGTTGCCAGCAAATTATACCCTCTGCATTGATGCTTCAAGGCAATTTGCTGAGTCTCGTGTCGGACAGGTTGAACGCTCTTTGCGTGCTTTGGATCTTATGGCTGGATCTGTTGATTGTTTAAGACGGTGGGCTAAGGAGGGTAAGGAAGCTGTGAGGGAGGAGgaagttattaaaatttcGCAAGATATTGGAGACATGTGGCTGAGGCTTGTGCAAGGTTTGAGAAAAGTTTGCTTGGATCAGAGGGAGGAGGTTAGAAATCAGGCTCTGCTGTCATTGCAAAAGTGCTTAGCAGGTGTTGATGAAATCCGCCTTCCACATGATTTGTGGTTACAGTGTTTCGATCTTGTGATCTTCACAGTGCTTGATGATTTATTAGAAATTGCACAAGGACACTCTCAGAAAGATTACAGAAACATGGAAGGAACACTGATCCTTGCCGTGAAACTCTTGTTCAAAGTGTTCTTATTGTTGCTCCAGGATCTTTCTCAATTAACAACCTTCTGCAAGCTATGGCTTGGTGTTCTTAGCAGAATGGAAAAGTATGCAAAAGCTAAAGTTAGAGGAAAAAGAAGCGAGAAGCTTCAGGAGTTGGTGCCTGAACTCCTCAAGAATAACTTGCTTGTTATGAAAACTAAGGGGGTTCTAGTTCAGAGGAGTGCGTTAGGTGGAGACAGCCTGTGGGAACTCACATGGTTGCATGTACATAACATTTCTCCCTCGCTGCAATCGGAAGTTTTCCCTGGTCAAGATTCCAACTTCGAACTTGGTCAGGGTGAGAAAAGTGGCCTAACTTCTAGTGAAGCAAATTCTGTTACTTCAAGTGATAAGGTAGTATCCGACAATGCTGGAACTGGAGGGTAG
- the LOC101208180 gene encoding galactinol synthase 1 — protein sequence MAPELVHTAAAPVIKPPGGRHLPQRAYVTFLAGDGDYVKGVVGLAKGLRKVKSAYPLVVAVLPDVPEEHRRVLESQGCIVKEIEPVYPPENQTRFAMAYYVINYSKLRIWEFVEYNKMVYLDGDIQVYENIDELLELPNGYFYAVMDCFCEKTWSHTPQYRIGYCQQCPDKVQWPDDDLGLPPPPLYFNAGMFVFEPNVHTYHDLLNTLEVTPPTPFAEQDFLNMYFRDVYKPISSEFNLVLAMLWRHPENVDLNRVKVVHYCAAGSKPWRYTGKEENMQREDIKMLVKKWWDVYSDPSLDYKPPSTASTADNVHLFISALSEAGPVHFVTAPSAA from the exons ATGGCGCCCGAACTCGTCCACACTGCAGCAGCTCCGGTGATTAAGCCTCCCGGTGGACGGCACCTCCCACAGCGAGCGTACGTGACGTTCTTGGCCGGCGACGGCGACTATGTGAAGGGCGTCGTCGGACTGGCCAAGGGCCTCCGAAAGGTGAAATCCGCGTACCCCTTGGTCGTGGCCGTGTTGCCAGACGTCCCTGAGGAGCACAGGCGGGTTCTGGAGTCTCAGGGATGTATTGTTAAGGAGATTGAACCGGTTTACCCGCCTGAGAACCAGACCCGGTTCGCTATGGCTTATTATGTTATCAATTATTCTAAGCTTCGTATTTGGGAg TTCGTGGAATACAATAAAATGGTGTATTTAGATGGAGACATTCAAGTTTACGAGAACATAGACGAGTTATTGGAATTACCAAATGGCTATTTCTACGCGGTTATGGACTGCTTTTGTGAGAAGACATGGAGCCACACTCCTCAGTATCGCATTGGTTACTGTCAGCAATGCCCCGACAAGGTTCAGTGGCCCGACGATGATCTCGGTCTCCCCCCTCCCCCACTCTACTTCAATGCCGGCATGTTTGTTTTCGAGCCGAATGTTCATACATATCATGATCTATTGAACACTCTTGAAGTCACTCCTCCTACTCCATTTGCCGAGCAG gattttttgAATATGTACTTCAGGGATGTCTACAAGCCCATCTCCTCGGAGTTCAACTTGGTACTAGCCATGCTTTGGCGTCACCCAGAGAATGTCGATCTTAATCGCGTCAAAGTGGTTCATTATTGTGCCGCG GGATCGAAGCCATGGAGGTACACAGGAAAAGAAGAGAACATGCAGAGAGAAGACATAAAAATGCTCGTCAAAAAATGGTGGGATGTCTACAGTGATCCTTCTTTGGACTACAAGCCGCCTTCGACAGCCTCCACGGCGGACAACGTGCACCTCTTCATCTCTGCTCTCTCCGAAGCTGGACCTGTTCACTTCGTCACCGCACCCTCTGCTGCCTGA
- the LOC116402795 gene encoding E3 ubiquitin-protein ligase RNF181 homolog — MSSSIRFTLRRHNVRHDQSLQNRNPSRLPLPSDELPYNILHLIRRRVMGEETVILEEDPARRRAQEKAIERLTISEKDDGLFEGEELGDCCICCEELNGGEKKKVCRIKCGHVYHRCCILTWVRTKLSCPLCRRKI; from the coding sequence ATGTCTTCCTCCATACGCTTCACTCTCCGCCGCCACAACGTCAGGCACGATCAATCTCTCCAAAACCGAAACCCATCGAGGCTTCCACTTCCATCCGACGAACTTCCGTACAATATCCTCCATCTAATTAGGCGCCGTGTTATGGGGGAGGAAACGGTGATTCTGGAAGAAGATCCGGCGAGGAGAAGGGCGCAGGAGAAGGCGATTGAGAGGTTGACGATCAGCGAGAAAGATGATGGGTTGTTTGAGGGAGAAGAGTTGGGAGATTGTTGTATTTGTTGCGAAGAACTGAATGGaggggagaagaagaaggtttgTAGAATCAAGTGCGGCCATGTCTATCATAGATGCTGTATACTCACTTGGGTTCGAACAAAACTTTCTTGTCCTTTGTGTAGAAGGAAAATATAG